In Podospora pseudopauciseta strain CBS 411.78 chromosome 3, whole genome shotgun sequence, one genomic interval encodes:
- a CDS encoding hypothetical protein (EggNog:ENOG503P654) — translation MSSPTSDNSPVRSGMETPPTPHPISDEVLRAVYASDMEMYPAGLSYDRLCSWVAACPEMSICWSSPKTGILGVVIVLPMLREYWEDLLVGKLKEPTVDAHTMFPHDNKREQKPLAEHVEVAGARQIGNGKAPNGRISAVQENEVQQEVGLHVYHIERLAVEPPTSKQRRFSEIAMEEVTRRAAEKKGWKVVGLSALVATDGGKRTFQRMGFKNTGYRELFVTKVIRRPSYAAIGIGNSPSIPEDAVDEPEELDMLYIYPEDGAGGKSVSEIIGYGRTVVAMSEMTVKRVSQEEGELPSLLMSSNGNGCALELSSSI, via the exons ATGTCGTCACCAACATCCGACAACAGCCCGGTGAGAAGCGGGATGGAGACCCCGCCTACGCCTCACCCCATCTCGGATGAGGTCCTGCGCGCCGTTTACGCGTCAGATATGGAAATGTACCCCGCGGGGCTGTCGTACGACAGACTCTGCAGCTGGGTGGCGGCCTGTCCCGAAATGTCGATATGCTGGTCATCACCCAAGACGGGAATACTCGGTGTGGTTATTGTCTTGCCCATGTTGAGGGAATACTGGGAGGACTTGTTGGTGGGAAAACTGAAGGAGCCTACTGTCGACGCGCATACCATGTTTCCTCACGACAACAAGAGGGAGCAAAAACCACTGGCGGAACATGTTGAGGTGGCAGGGGCCAGGCAGATCGGCAACGGCAAGGCACCAAATGGAAGGATATCTGCCGTGCAGGAGAACGAGGTGCAACAAGAGGTTGGACTGCATGTTTATCACATCGAGCGGTTAGCTGTCGAGCCACCTACCTCGAAGCAGAGGAGGTTTTCAGAGATTGCTATGGAGGAGGTTACGAGACgggcggcggagaagaaggggtggaaggttGTTGGGTTGTCTG CTCTCGTCGCGACAGATGGTGGGAAAAGGACGTTTCAGCGCATGGGCTTCAAGAACACCGGCTACAGAGAGCTGTTTGTCACCAAGGTAATACGCAGGCCTTCGTATGCCGCCATTGGCATCGGGAACAGTCCCAGCATCCCCGAGGACGCTGTTGACGAGCCCGAGGAGCTGGACATGCTCTACATCTACCCTGAAGATGGAGCGGGGGGCAAGAGCGTCAGTGAGATTATTGGATATGGCCGGACAGTGGTTGCCATGTCTGAGATGACTGTCAAGCGCGTCAGtcaggaggaaggggagctACCAAGTCTGTTAATGTCAAGTAATGGGAATGGCTGTGCATTGGAATTATCGAGCTCGATTTGA
- a CDS encoding hypothetical protein (EggNog:ENOG503P9RU) has protein sequence MKFTATTALLTLLATATALPWSFKSAGNGKHSDEITLHLTLDKGTTTAHHRPPKSKSEEMKIIMGMSDVCLRVCWPESPKCPEEWSPKNMGSDEDPCWTCCRKMEHDL, from the exons ATGAAgttcaccgccaccaccgcccttcTTACCCTCCTCGCAaccgccaccgccctcccctGGTCCTTCAAGAGTGCCGGCAATGGCAAGCACTCTGATGAGATCAC cctccacctcaccctcgacaaaggaaccaccaccgcccaccaccgcccccccaaGTCAAAGTCGGAAGAGATGAAGATCATCATGGGCATGTCCGATGTCTGCCTCCGCGTCTGCTGGCCCGAATCGCCCAAGTGCCCAGAGGAATGG TCACCCAAGAACATGGGCAGCGACGAGGATCCGTGCTGGACTTGCTGCAGGAAGATGGAGCATGATCTTTGA